The following coding sequences lie in one Candidatus Eremiobacterota bacterium genomic window:
- a CDS encoding DUF1211 domain-containing protein: MNKARFEAFSDGVFAFAITLLALGFVLPPLRSASNHQLTTALLALWPNFIAYVLSFSVIGLMWENHHALFRVVRHVDRRTVFWNMLLLAATVLIPFATTTLGSYPTLAASTFFYGVVLSTCATFYNLMLLHLVRADAFLPEVDPTAIAATVRGYRTGWFTYIGATLIALVLPLLSFALYLAMVAYFLIPRGADSDSPLSARRW, encoded by the coding sequence ATGAATAAGGCGCGATTCGAAGCCTTTTCGGACGGGGTCTTTGCCTTCGCCATTACGTTGCTGGCCCTGGGCTTCGTCTTGCCGCCGTTGCGATCGGCCTCGAACCATCAGCTGACCACCGCCCTGCTGGCGCTTTGGCCCAACTTTATTGCCTACGTGTTGAGTTTTTCGGTAATCGGCCTCATGTGGGAAAATCACCACGCGCTCTTTCGGGTCGTACGCCACGTCGATCGCCGAACGGTTTTTTGGAACATGCTGCTGCTCGCAGCGACCGTGCTGATTCCATTTGCGACCACAACCCTCGGCTCGTATCCCACATTAGCGGCCTCGACGTTCTTTTACGGCGTCGTTCTCTCGACGTGCGCGACATTTTACAATCTCATGCTCTTGCATCTCGTTCGTGCCGACGCGTTTCTGCCGGAGGTCGATCCGACTGCCATCGCGGCGACGGTGCGCGGCTACCGAACGGGCTGGTTCACGTACATCGGCGCGACGCTCATCGCACTGGTGCTGCCGCTTCTGAGTTTTGCACTCTATTTGGCGATGGTCGCCTATTTTCTGATTCCCCGCGGCGCCGACTCGGACAGCCCGCTCAGCGCTCGCCGGTGGTAG
- a CDS encoding alpha/beta fold hydrolase — protein sequence MILASVVGAFAVAVANGPAGNAFYQPPAPLPALTEGGVIWAQRFSGGAALPSAATNYRVLYETLAGSGASVAVSGTLAIPPGRPPAGGWPIISWAHGTTGNAPQCAPSRFETPDLEQQMVDGFVRRGYAVAQTDYEGIGTPGIHPYMVALSAARDVTDIVRAAREVDPDIGTRWIVMGHSQGGAAALATAAAGPLIAPELDLLGAVAYAPFSTPEGMLQDELPSTTPNSGMAILALLIEGFSTVDPRVVPGEMLEPAAVKLLPELEQRCLPYLMTISQWSQIVPHSIFSPKAESAIAALDEDLLKNSPGNFKITIPTLLVNGTADTQVASESTLLLRDRLQRRGTTVEFKAYLGATHGSVLAASAADVAAWVAARFAGR from the coding sequence GTGATACTCGCGAGTGTGGTGGGCGCTTTCGCGGTTGCGGTCGCGAACGGGCCGGCCGGGAACGCATTCTATCAACCACCGGCGCCACTCCCGGCGCTCACCGAGGGCGGCGTGATTTGGGCGCAACGTTTTTCCGGCGGCGCGGCATTGCCGTCGGCGGCAACGAACTATCGCGTCCTCTACGAGACGCTCGCCGGCAGCGGCGCATCCGTCGCTGTTTCCGGGACACTCGCAATTCCGCCGGGAAGACCTCCGGCCGGGGGTTGGCCGATCATCAGTTGGGCGCACGGGACGACGGGGAATGCGCCGCAATGCGCTCCCTCGCGTTTCGAAACGCCCGATCTCGAGCAACAAATGGTCGATGGTTTCGTGCGCAGGGGTTACGCCGTTGCGCAGACCGACTACGAAGGCATCGGTACGCCCGGAATCCATCCCTACATGGTTGCGCTCTCCGCCGCACGCGACGTCACCGACATCGTTCGCGCCGCGCGGGAGGTCGATCCCGATATCGGCACGCGTTGGATTGTGATGGGGCATTCGCAAGGCGGCGCTGCCGCGCTGGCAACCGCGGCCGCGGGCCCGCTGATCGCACCCGAACTGGACTTGCTCGGCGCGGTTGCGTACGCGCCGTTTTCGACGCCCGAAGGGATGCTACAAGACGAACTCCCGAGCACCACGCCCAACTCCGGCATGGCGATCCTCGCGCTGTTGATCGAGGGTTTTTCGACGGTCGATCCGCGGGTGGTACCCGGCGAGATGCTCGAACCCGCGGCCGTGAAGCTGCTGCCGGAGCTGGAGCAGCGATGCCTTCCGTATTTGATGACGATCTCGCAATGGTCGCAGATCGTGCCGCATTCGATCTTTTCGCCAAAAGCCGAAAGCGCAATCGCCGCCCTCGATGAGGATCTCCTCAAGAACAGCCCCGGCAATTTCAAAATCACGATTCCAACCCTGCTCGTGAACGGCACCGCCGACACACAGGTCGCTTCGGAAAGCACGCTGTTGCTGCGCGATCGCCTGCAACGCCGTGGTACGACCGTGGAGTTCAAAGCTTATCTCGGCGCGACCCACGGCTCGGTGCTGGCGGCGTCAGCCGCCGATGTCGCCGCATGGGTCGCTGCTCGTTTTGCCGGCCGCTGA